From bacterium:
GAAACGCTCGGTTGCATTCTGAAATCCAAAGAAGACATCGAACGAGTGCAAAACGAAGGAGTTGAAACGATACTTTCTTCTTGAGTAAAAAAGAAATGATCAGTGAATCCGTTGTTGGGTTCTGCCGATTTCTGCGGGTGAAAGGTTTTCCTGTTGGGATCAAGGAAACGATTGATGCTCTTGTGGCAACGGAAATTGTAACGATAACGGACCGTTGTGCTTTTCAGGCAGCTCTTCGTTCTCTTCTCTCCTCATCCAGGGAGGAGTCCGAGTTATTTGACCAGCTTTTCCATCAGTACTGGGATTCATCCGCTGATCGTGATCAGTCACAGCCGGCACAAAAGGAGATTCGTCTGGCTGCTCCGGAAGGAAAATTCGATCGGATTGCGTCCGCTATGCCGGAAGGGGATAGCACGGAAGCTGCAACATCAGGAGCATCCGCGACCAAACGTTTAAAGCGAATGGATTTTTCAAAGATTCCACTATCGGATCTTCCGATGCTGGAAGAGATTGCCTTTCGATTGTGGAAACAAATGCGCATAAGACTTGTTCGCAGGTGGCGATTGGTTGGAAAGCTTGGTCCTGTTGATTTGCGAAGAACGATCCGGCACAGCATCGGGCATGGGGGAAATCCTGTGGATTTAATGCGAAAAGGAAGAAAACTGAGAAAAACAAATCTGGTGATGCTTCTGGATGTCAGCGGATCGATGGAACTTTACAGCGCATTTCTGTTGCGCTTCGTCTATGCACTGAACAAATACTTCAAGCGGATGGATTCCTTTCTTTTCAGTACGCAGCTGGTTCCCGTCACATCCGCACTGCGAAAAAAACATCTTGCTGAAGTGTTAAATGATCTTACGGATAGAGTCAGCGAATGGTCAGGAGGCACGCGAATCGGCGAATGCTTGAGAGATTTCAATCAGCGATTTGCGCCAAAGCAATTAACCAGACACTCTGTGGTAGTGATCTTAAGTGACGGCTGGGATACTGGGAGTCCGGATCTGCTCTCCGGAGAACTCGGCAAGATCAAACGGCGCACTCATCGCCTGATCTGGTTAAATCCCCTTCTTGGCCTGGCCGGTTATCAACCGCTTACGCGTGGAATGTCTGCGGCTCTGCCTCACGCGGATGTTTTTGCGCCGGCGCATAATCTGCAAAGCCTCATGAATCTCGAAAGACACTGGAGTTAACGGATGTACGAAGACTTTTTGAATCGCGCTTCGAAGCTACACGCGCAAGATGAAGCCTTCGTTGTTGCTACCGTAGTTCGATGTGAAGCGCCAACGGTAAACCGGGGGATCGCGCGATCATAACCGGCGATGGCAAGATTTCCGGATGGATCGGCGGCGGCTGCGCGCAGCCTATCGTGATTGAGGAAGCGTTGAAGTCCCTCAAAGATGGACCAGCCGATGGTATTACCGGATACACCATGATGTGTCATAGTGGAGGAACTTTGGATATCTTCATTGAACCAGTGCCTGCAAAACCACATCTGATTATCTTTGGACGTTCGCCCGTGGCGACAATTCTCGCCGCGCTCGCAAAAACATTGTCTTACCGCGTCTCTTTGATTTCGGAAGAGAACACCGATCAACCGAGAATTACGAACCAGACCGCTATCGTGGTTGCAACGCAGGGAGAAGATGACGAAGGCGCGCTGGAACAAGCGCTGACGAAGGACGCTCCCTATGTGGCCTTTGTTGCAAGCAGGAAAAAGTGGGAAGCGGTCTCCTCTTTTTTGCGCGAGAAAGGAGTAGGAGCGGATCGATTGAAATCGGTTCATGGTACCTGCAGGCCTGGACATCGGGGCGCAAACACCGGAAGAAATCGCGGTCAGCATTCTAGCTCAAACAATTCAAGCTCGAAGAAAAGTTGAGTCACGCGATGAAGTCGTATCGATTCCAAACTTTCAGTTTTAGAAGTGGCTCGCGCGAAGGATCCTGTTTGCGGAATGACAGTTACCATTCCCTCAAAATATTCTTCTGATTACAACGGGAAAACGATTTATTTTTGCTGTGCTCTTTGCAAAGCCAGCTTTGATAAAACTCCTACTCAGTTCATCAACGCTTAGAAGGAGCATGTCCACGTTTGTTTCTGCGATCGTGCTTGCAGCCGGGATGTCCCGTCGCATGGGAACCCTCAAACAACTCGCAATGATTGGCGATCAGACTCTACTGGAAACTACGCTGAGAGCTGTTGCTGATTCCAGAGTTCACGAGACCATTCTAGTTCTCGGGTATCAGGCTGAAGAGATCTCCAGAGCCGTTTCGATTTCCGCTTCTACAAAAATAGTAACGAACGACTTCTTTGAAAAAGGAATGAGCACATCGATCCGGTGCGGCCTCCGCTCCGTGTCTTCTGACTGTTCGGCAGCCTTGATTGTGCTTGCGGATCAACCTTTCATCAAGCCATCGATCATAGACGCATTGATTCAGGAATATGAAGGATCCGGAGCGGCGATTCTTGTGCCTGTATACAAAGGGTTTCGTGGAAATCCGGTTCTCATCGGTCGATCGCTGTTTCCTGAGATGACGCAGTTAACCGGCGACATCGGATGCCGTTCTCTGTTTGGTTTGCACCCTGACGAGATCCGGAAGGTTCAAGTCGATGATATTGGCGTGTTAATCGATATTGATACCGTAGAAGATCTTTCGAAATTGGAAGCTATGAAGACGGCGAATTCACAGGAGGTCTTGGGAGATTTGCAGGTCTCCGATCGTTCGTTCGAAACAAAACGCAGACATTTGTTGATTGTCGGCGGAGACCAAATCGCATTGGCGCTCGCCAAATTAGGAAGCCTTCTGAAATTCCGTGTGACGCTGATCGATCCATTGATGAAGAAAGAAGAGGTTGTTGAGGCGGACCAAATCATAAACGAGCTGGATCTGACAAAAGCGGATGTGACCGCTGAGACCTACGTCGTGGTTGCCAGTCGCGGAAGATTTGATGAAGAGGCTCTGCAACAGGCAGTAGCGACTCCCGCTCCTTACATTGCTCTTATGGGGAGCAAAAAAAGGGGCGCTGAGTTGATCCAACGTTTACGAAGCGATGGAGTATCCGGGGATGCACTGAAGCGGATTTATTCACCTGCTGGTTTGGAGATTCATGCGTCCAGCCCGGAAGAAATTGCATTGAGTATCATCGCACAGATGATCCAATTTGACAGACTAAGAGCATAAGCTATGTGGAAAGATTTTTTTGAGGGACTCGCGCGACTGAAAGAATCCGGCAAACCGTTCGTAGTGGCAACCGTTGTAAAGGTGAGCGGCTCAACTTACCGGCGGCCTGGAGCTCGCGTGTTGATCACAGAAGAGGGAGCGACCACCGGTTTGATCAGTGGCGGCTGTTTTGAAGGCGAGTTGATTGAGAAAGCAAAACGGGTGATACAAACAAAAGAGGCGGCTCTTGCAACATTCGACACGACTTCACCGGATGATCTTTTGTTTGGCCTTGGACTTGGTTGTACGGGTGTGGCGCAAATTCTATTGGAGCCTTTTGATGGGTCGTCTCAGATCAGTCATCTCGATTTTATTGGTCAGCATGTTTCTCAAAGAGAAGAGGCCGTGTTGGCAACGGTATTTCGAGTTCACGAAGTATCAGGCGTTTCTGTAGCGAGCCGTTTGATGTTGCAGAATGACAGACAAGAAGCTGAAGGCATTCAGAATCGAGAAGTGATAGATGCCCTCAATACGGAATGCCGGTCAATCTTACAATCGCGCCAATCGAAAGTCCAAACGTTTCCTTTGGGCGGTGGTCATGTTGAAGCGCTTGTGGAATACATCGAATTGCCTCTGCCGCTGATTATCTTCGGCGCTGGCCCGGATGCGGTTCCTCTCGTGCGATTCGCCAAGGAGCTAGGCTGGAATGTGACGGTCGTGGATCGGCGTCCTGCGTTCGCGCGCAAAGATCGTTTTCCTGGAGCCAACGTGATTCTCACGGAACCGGAAGAACTATCGGCCAGCGTAAAACTCGATTTCACAACTGCCGCTGTGATCATGAATCATCATTTCGAAACGGATTTAAACTTCTTGCGAGTATTGCTTCCGTTACCTGTGTTCTACATCGGATTGCTCGGTCCGGCATCAAAAACCGATCTATTATTTCAAAAACTGCGTGAGGAAGGTGTTGTCCCTGCAAACGAACAGCTTCTTCGTTTGTTCAGTCCTGTCGGTCTCGATGTCGGCGCGGAAACACCGGAAGAAATTGCGCTTTCCATCATTGCAGAAATTCAGGCAGTGCACTCGGGTTACTCCGCAGGGTTTTTAAAAGAGCGCAGTGGCCCGATTCACAAGCGCGGCTAAGGTGAGGCGCCCGCTTTACCGAAGGTGCGACCGAAAAAATCGCCTTTGTTCCAGGCAGGTCTCGCTATCTCATTGGCAGTTTCATAACCGATCAGGAAAGTCAGTTGCACGATTTTGATTCCGCTTTCCCAGTGCATTTCTTGACTGTTTTCATCCTGCGGCGAGTGGTAAATTGTTCTGAGCCATTCTCGTGTCTTGTCCGCTCCATTTACAGAAGGATCCTGACTTTCAAACCCTGCCATCAATTTAATCGCAGGAATCCCTTTCTTGATGAATGAATACTGATCGCTGCGCACAAAACGAACTTCTTCCGGCGCTGGATCTGGACTCCGCTTTATACCCACTGTCTGAAACGCCCGATCAGCAATGGGGCCTAACGAAGAATGTTCCGCTCCCAATGCGACAGCATCGGAAAACGGAAAAAGCATGAGAAACATGTCCGTATTCACATTTGCAACAATGGAGTTAATCGGAACCGTTGGATTGTGCGCAAAATAGTCTGATCCCTGCAATCCCTTTTCTTCAGCTGTAACGGCAATGAACAAAAGGGATCGCCGCGGCTTCACTTTTAAAGCAGTAAATGCTCGCGCGACTTCGATCAAGCACGCAATTCCCGTGGCGTTATCGTAGGCACCATTGTTGATGGTGTCGTTCTTGACGGGATCCGATATTCCAAGATGATCCAGATGCGCCGTGTAAACAATGTATTCTCTTTTCAATTCGGGATCAGAGCCTTCCATCCATCCAACAACGTTCGGACTCATCGCAGCATCGAGTCTGGAAACTTTCTTTAAAGATGCCTGAAGGTTTAGCGGAAAGCTCTTCACTTTCTTCTCCTTCCACATCTGAAAAACTTCTTCGATGCTATGAGGAGAGCGGCTCAAGAGCTTTTCTGCGCCCGAGTGACTTAAGTTTGCAGTTGTTTTTATTTGCTCCGGGACGTCATGAGGAACTCCGGAGGTTTCCATCCAGCGGTATCCGCTTAATTTGCTCTGTCGAATGGAGCGCTCCCAGGGAGATCGTTTCTCATCTTCCGGATTTTGAAAAGAGATGATACCCGCTGCTCCATGTGCAACGGCGTTCTTTTGTTTCGTGTTAGTAGAAGAATAGTGAGCCCGCTCGCTGATCGGAAATGTGTCCGGCGCGCCCGACAAAAGCAAGACAATCTTTCCTTTCGTATCGACACCGGAATAGTCATCGTATTTCAAATCGGGAGCAGTGATTCCAAATCCTGCGAACACCACGTCTGCCGTAACCGAAGTCTCTTCACGGATATAGTCCGGAGGCATTAGAAAATCGGTGGAATAGGTGAGATCGTGTGTTCCTTCCTTAGTGATGACTGCAAGGCTCATTTTTTCTGCAACGATATCAGTCTTGCGCAAAGGAACGTTTTGGAAATAGCTACTCTTTGTGGCACCGGGATATAAGCCGAGCTGCTCAAACTGTGAGGCGACATACATCGCTGCAATGTCGTATCCTCTTGTGGCTGTGCCGCGACCTTCCAGCAGGTCGTGAGAAAGAAAATTTATATGGGTTTGAAGCCGTTCCTTTGTAATGACGGCAAGCGCGGAATTGCTGGCTTCATCTGCAAACAAGATGTTGGCCAGAAAAAGAAAGAGGATGACGATTCTCTTCATCAATTCGTATCCACCGCGACACCGGCGCCGTTCAGAAATGCAGGAATGATTTTCTTGATCTGTTCCAGCGTGACTGAATTCACACGCTTCTCAAATTCGACTTGGCTCAATAATCTTCCCTGTTCAATCCATTCCCGCACATAAAAACCTGACAGCTCTTCATTGCTCTGATAAGCGCTCACGCGACGTCCGGTCAGATGTTCTTTCGCTTCTGCAAGCTCGCGCTCGGTTGGGGGATTGGTCAACAAACCTTGCATGAGTTTTTCAAATTCCGCTTTTGTCTCAAAAAGCTTGTCCGGATTGACTCCGAAACGGATCGAGATCCAGGATGCATTTCCATCGGTATGATAATTATTGCTGATGTAATAAATCAGCCCGCGTCTGTTGATCAATTCCTTGCCCAACCGCCCTCCATAGCCATGAGTCATGATGTAAAGCAGCGCCCGATACGCATAAGAATCGGAAACGGATGGCGCAGGTGCAAGCACGGCGTATCCAAATTGCGATTGTGCTTTTCCTGGTAACCTGACAGTTTGTGATCGCTCCTTTATTTGAAGCCTTATCTTCTCAGGCTTTCCGGGTTTCTCTGCGAAACCCTTTTTCAATGCATCCAGAGTGGTCTTAGGATCTACATCACCCACAACCGAGACAACGACGGGCCGCAAGGCTCCCGGACTCCGTTTTGCTCCAACGATCTCGTGGAGCGCCACATCCAGACGCGTTTCCGGATCATCGATGCCGGCTGGATCCGTCGCAGATCCCGTTCGAAGTTCCTGGAGCGCTTTGCGTGCATTCTCTATTATCAAAGAGAGATCCTGTTTCAGGAAACGCCAGTGGAGCGAGGTATATCTCCACACCGGCTGGTTTGCGGAACTTGACGCTTTAGTTTTCACCGTATTAGAAGGAATGAGGATACGAAGAAATCCCGCCGGCGTTCGCACAATTTTCCGGACAATGAGCGTCAAGCCGTTTCCGGTTTTTGAAACGAGCGGAGCAGACGGCACTGACGGAGACATTGCCGTAGTTGAAGGCTCGTCCTTTTGGGCAGCAAGGGAAGCGCGCCGCACCTGCACAACGGCCACGCCTTCGCCAAGATACCATCCGATCGTGCGTTGTTCAGGGCGCAAATATCTTTGCGCAACTCTCCGGATATCGTTTACAGAAACAGATTCCAGAAGAGCAGGCAGTTTTTGCAAAACAGGAAAGGCGCCAATTCCCTCAAAGAACGCCATCTGATGTGCGGCATCTTCGGTCGTTTCTAAATCGAATATCAACTCCTTCAAGAGCTGCGTACGAGCTTGATTCAACTCTTGAGTAGAAACTTCTTTCTCGCGAATATCGGCGATTCTCTTCTCAATCTCCTTTTCTATTTCTTCCGGCTTCCCTTCCGCCTGTCCTGCGATATTAAAGATGTATGGCTGGGCAGTCGGCGCAAAAAAAGTCGTAATCCGTTTCCCAATTCCCGCGAGCTTTGCGTCTTCGGGAATATCGACAGCGAAACCGGATTGCCGGAAGCTGACACCATTGCTGCCGGCGAGAATGGCTTGCGTCAATAGGAAAGCTGCGTAGTCCGAATCACTAGCCGCCGGCGCGCGATACGTAATCTGGTAGTAATTCAACTTGCCGCTGCCGCGAAGATAAACGCGCCGTTCTCCGTTTTGAGGCGGTTCCACAGTGCGTGGCAAAGGATCCAGATTCCGACCTACCAGGGGGCCAAACAATTTTTGAACACGTTCAAAAATCTCTTTAGATTGAATGTTACCCGCGATTGCCAGCACGGCATTGCCCGGATTGTAGAACCGCTCGTAGAAATCCACGATATCGGCGTGTGTGATTTTCTCCACATCGCTTGTCCAACCGATCGTATTAAAACGGTACGGATGCTCCAGAAACGATACCGCAACAACTTTGTCATAAAGAACTGTCGCGGGATCATTCTCGTAACTGTGAAGCTCTGTCAGTACTGCGCCTCGCTCCGCTTCCACCTCATTTTCCCGGTTCAAAACATTCGTCATGCGGTCCGCTTGCAGCCGCAAAACAGTATCCACATGCTCAACGGGAACAGTTTCAAAATATGTGGTCTGATCGATCCAGGTGTAGCCGTGCCATTCTCCACCAATTGAGTAAATTGCGTCCTGCGTGTCCGTGAAGTTTTTCGTTGCGCGAAACGCCATGTGTTCCAGAAAATGAGCAAGCCCGGTCGCGCCGGTGCATTCATTCCGACCACCCACCTTGTACAGCACCTGCGTGCTAACCAGAGGCTGCGCATGATCCTCCAGCACCATCACCGTCAGTCCATTCTGCAAACGTTCGACTTTGACTTGCATAAGATCGTAGGCGGATAAGGGTAGTGGCAAAGCAGTTGCCACAAAAAGGAACAGCCATACCATGAAATGCGTTCGTTGAATGAAGTCACGTATTGTGTGAGCTATTGCAAATGCTCTGCAACTACGACCGGGGGGATGCATCTAAATGTAAAGATGACCGGGGTCAAGCTCGTCGCGTATGATTCGCAATTCTTCGTGATGTGGCTCTTCAGTCATTTTCAGATGGGACGAAACCTTCACTTTCCATCCAAGATTTTCCTGCACCTGTTCGATGGTGCAACCCGGATGCAAGGAAGTCAAAATCATCTCACCCTCTTCAAAATCATAGCAACCCAAATTGGTGATCACCATGACAGGACCGGCTCCGGGCATGCCGAGCTCTTTTCTTGTTTCTGCATGATCCACATAGCCGGGCGACGTAATGAAATCCACTTTTTCCGGAAAGCTGCGTTTTGTTTGCGGAGCAATCACGAACACCTTTTTTGCAAGGATCGCAATCTCACAAGCCCCGCCGCTTCCCGGCAACCGCACCGATGGTTTTTGATAATCGCCAACCACAGTCGTGTTTAGATTGCCAAAGCGGTCGATCTGTGCGCCTTGCAAAAATCCAACATCGATTAAACCACCCTGCAAATAGAAATTGAAAATATCGAACATCGAACAAATACTCAGTGAATTCGTTACCAGCGATGGATCACCAATCGATACCGGAAGTCGCTCCGGAGTTGCGCCAACAGCGCCTGATTCATACAACAACACGAGGTTGGGTGCGTGTCTGCGTCGCGCAAGATTGCAAGCCATGTTGGGAAGTCCGATGCCGACAAACACAACATCGCGATCCTGTAACTGCCGCGCGGCCTGACACACCATCAGTTCATTGCTGTTGTAGTCCATATGCATTTCATTTTACAAGATTAAAAGAAAAATGAAACTGCTACATGAAAACCGCCAAGTCGCCAAGAAAGAAAAAGTTTTGAGTTTAATCTTGGCGTTCCTGGCGACTTGGCGGTTCAATCTATTCGACAGCGATACCTCGAACTTCTTTCGGTGATAGCGCGCGATTCAAAATCAAGATGTCTTTCATCATGCCGTTGCAAAAGGATTCAGGTTCGCCCTTAGCCGAACGCCCAAACCACAAGGGAGCAGATAAACTTGGAGTAACACGGCTGGATCCATTCCGCTGGGGAAATCCGTCCACATATAAAATGTTTCGCATCCCTTCCACAACAATCGCCACATGGTGCCATTTTCGGAACTGGAATTCACCGCGGCTCACGGCCACATCTGCGCCGTTACAACGCCACGCGAG
This genomic window contains:
- a CDS encoding YHS domain-containing protein gives rise to the protein MTVTIPSKYSSDYNGKTIYFCCALCKASFDKTPTQFINA
- a CDS encoding NTP transferase domain-containing protein gives rise to the protein MSTFVSAIVLAAGMSRRMGTLKQLAMIGDQTLLETTLRAVADSRVHETILVLGYQAEEISRAVSISASTKIVTNDFFEKGMSTSIRCGLRSVSSDCSAALIVLADQPFIKPSIIDALIQEYEGSGAAILVPVYKGFRGNPVLIGRSLFPEMTQLTGDIGCRSLFGLHPDEIRKVQVDDIGVLIDIDTVEDLSKLEAMKTANSQEVLGDLQVSDRSFETKRRHLLIVGGDQIALALAKLGSLLKFRVTLIDPLMKKEEVVEADQIINELDLTKADVTAETYVVVASRGRFDEEALQQAVATPAPYIALMGSKKRGAELIQRLRSDGVSGDALKRIYSPAGLEIHASSPEEIALSIIAQMIQFDRLRA
- a CDS encoding insulinase family protein gives rise to the protein MQVKVERLQNGLTVMVLEDHAQPLVSTQVLYKVGGRNECTGATGLAHFLEHMAFRATKNFTDTQDAIYSIGGEWHGYTWIDQTTYFETVPVEHVDTVLRLQADRMTNVLNRENEVEAERGAVLTELHSYENDPATVLYDKVVAVSFLEHPYRFNTIGWTSDVEKITHADIVDFYERFYNPGNAVLAIAGNIQSKEIFERVQKLFGPLVGRNLDPLPRTVEPPQNGERRVYLRGSGKLNYYQITYRAPAASDSDYAAFLLTQAILAGSNGVSFRQSGFAVDIPEDAKLAGIGKRITTFFAPTAQPYIFNIAGQAEGKPEEIEKEIEKRIADIREKEVSTQELNQARTQLLKELIFDLETTEDAAHQMAFFEGIGAFPVLQKLPALLESVSVNDIRRVAQRYLRPEQRTIGWYLGEGVAVVQVRRASLAAQKDEPSTTAMSPSVPSAPLVSKTGNGLTLIVRKIVRTPAGFLRILIPSNTVKTKASSSANQPVWRYTSLHWRFLKQDLSLIIENARKALQELRTGSATDPAGIDDPETRLDVALHEIVGAKRSPGALRPVVVSVVGDVDPKTTLDALKKGFAEKPGKPEKIRLQIKERSQTVRLPGKAQSQFGYAVLAPAPSVSDSYAYRALLYIMTHGYGGRLGKELINRRGLIYYISNNYHTDGNASWISIRFGVNPDKLFETKAEFEKLMQGLLTNPPTERELAEAKEHLTGRRVSAYQSNEELSGFYVREWIEQGRLLSQVEFEKRVNSVTLEQIKKIIPAFLNGAGVAVDTN
- a CDS encoding XdhC family protein, producing MWKDFFEGLARLKESGKPFVVATVVKVSGSTYRRPGARVLITEEGATTGLISGGCFEGELIEKAKRVIQTKEAALATFDTTSPDDLLFGLGLGCTGVAQILLEPFDGSSQISHLDFIGQHVSQREEAVLATVFRVHEVSGVSVASRLMLQNDRQEAEGIQNREVIDALNTECRSILQSRQSKVQTFPLGGGHVEALVEYIELPLPLIIFGAGPDAVPLVRFAKELGWNVTVVDRRPAFARKDRFPGANVILTEPEELSASVKLDFTTAAVIMNHHFETDLNFLRVLLPLPVFYIGLLGPASKTDLLFQKLREEGVVPANEQLLRLFSPVGLDVGAETPEEIALSIIAEIQAVHSGYSAGFLKERSGPIHKRG
- a CDS encoding VWA domain-containing protein gives rise to the protein MSKKEMISESVVGFCRFLRVKGFPVGIKETIDALVATEIVTITDRCAFQAALRSLLSSSREESELFDQLFHQYWDSSADRDQSQPAQKEIRLAAPEGKFDRIASAMPEGDSTEAATSGASATKRLKRMDFSKIPLSDLPMLEEIAFRLWKQMRIRLVRRWRLVGKLGPVDLRRTIRHSIGHGGNPVDLMRKGRKLRKTNLVMLLDVSGSMELYSAFLLRFVYALNKYFKRMDSFLFSTQLVPVTSALRKKHLAEVLNDLTDRVSEWSGGTRIGECLRDFNQRFAPKQLTRHSVVVILSDGWDTGSPDLLSGELGKIKRRTHRLIWLNPLLGLAGYQPLTRGMSAALPHADVFAPAHNLQSLMNLERHWS
- a CDS encoding M28 family metallopeptidase produces the protein MKRIVILFLFLANILFADEASNSALAVITKERLQTHINFLSHDLLEGRGTATRGYDIAAMYVASQFEQLGLYPGATKSSYFQNVPLRKTDIVAEKMSLAVITKEGTHDLTYSTDFLMPPDYIREETSVTADVVFAGFGITAPDLKYDDYSGVDTKGKIVLLLSGAPDTFPISERAHYSSTNTKQKNAVAHGAAGIISFQNPEDEKRSPWERSIRQSKLSGYRWMETSGVPHDVPEQIKTTANLSHSGAEKLLSRSPHSIEEVFQMWKEKKVKSFPLNLQASLKKVSRLDAAMSPNVVGWMEGSDPELKREYIVYTAHLDHLGISDPVKNDTINNGAYDNATGIACLIEVARAFTALKVKPRRSLLFIAVTAEEKGLQGSDYFAHNPTVPINSIVANVNTDMFLMLFPFSDAVALGAEHSSLGPIADRAFQTVGIKRSPDPAPEEVRFVRSDQYSFIKKGIPAIKLMAGFESQDPSVNGADKTREWLRTIYHSPQDENSQEMHWESGIKIVQLTFLIGYETANEIARPAWNKGDFFGRTFGKAGASP
- a CDS encoding CoA-transferase subunit beta → MDYNSNELMVCQAARQLQDRDVVFVGIGLPNMACNLARRRHAPNLVLLYESGAVGATPERLPVSIGDPSLVTNSLSICSMFDIFNFYLQGGLIDVGFLQGAQIDRFGNLNTTVVGDYQKPSVRLPGSGGACEIAILAKKVFVIAPQTKRSFPEKVDFITSPGYVDHAETRKELGMPGAGPVMVITNLGCYDFEEGEMILTSLHPGCTIEQVQENLGWKVKVSSHLKMTEEPHHEELRIIRDELDPGHLYI